Proteins from a genomic interval of Prionailurus viverrinus isolate Anna chromosome F2, UM_Priviv_1.0, whole genome shotgun sequence:
- the CF2H8orf89 gene encoding putative uncharacterized protein C8orf89 homolog isoform X1: MPVLSPEIKFDTSNVTRNSLDCFLFESSWKKAVLETQKMKKAFGLEELKECVKMPYLPGLQSCQKSVSSSPLEVHPRLLHTDTEMPPVSPSGDNLSSCLQVFYSPLHIAQCPVREQPWQSRTRKTKETCTVVPIQERPKGFIRHSNSSINFGSGFSDPLAGAPSQFLQRLSKMAILEYDTICQETTRRPKKGKKRDLRDC; encoded by the exons atgcCAGTGTTATCCCCTGAAATCAAATTTGATACTTCTAATGTCACCAGAAATTCCCTTGACTGTTTTCTGTTTGAGAGTAGTTGGAAGAAAGCAGTTTTGGaaacacaaaaaatgaagaaag CATTTGGTCTAGAAGAGCTCAAAGAATGTGTCAAAATGCCATATTTACCAGGACTGCAAAGTTGCCAAAAAAGTGTAAGTTCAAGTCCACTGGAAGTTCATCCAAGACTGCTGCATACTGATACCGAGATGCCTCCAGTCAG CCCTTCTGGTGACAACCTGTCGAGTTGCCTGCAAGTATTTTATTCTCCTCTGCATATTGCACAGTGTCCTGTGAGGGAACAGCCatggcaaagcag gaCAAGGAAGACTAAGGAGACATGCACTGTAGTACCAATTCAGGAGAGACCAAAGG gattTATAAGGCATTCTAATTCTTCAATCAATTTTG gTTCTGGTTTCAGCGATCCTCTTGCTGGAGCACCATCTCAATTCTTACAGAGACTTTCCAAAATGGCCATATTGGAGTATGATACCATTTGTCAAGAAACTACTAGAAGACCAAAAAAGGGCAAGAAACGAGACCTGCGAGACTGCTGA
- the CF2H8orf89 gene encoding putative uncharacterized protein C8orf89 homolog isoform X4: MPVLSPEIKFDTSNVTRNSLDCFLFESSWKKAVLETQKMKKAFGLEELKECVKMPYLPGLQSCQKSVSSSPLEVHPRLLHTDTEMPPVRTRKTKETCTVVPIQERPKGSGFSDPLAGAPSQFLQRLSKMAILEYDTICQETTRRPKKGKKRDLRDC, translated from the exons atgcCAGTGTTATCCCCTGAAATCAAATTTGATACTTCTAATGTCACCAGAAATTCCCTTGACTGTTTTCTGTTTGAGAGTAGTTGGAAGAAAGCAGTTTTGGaaacacaaaaaatgaagaaag CATTTGGTCTAGAAGAGCTCAAAGAATGTGTCAAAATGCCATATTTACCAGGACTGCAAAGTTGCCAAAAAAGTGTAAGTTCAAGTCCACTGGAAGTTCATCCAAGACTGCTGCATACTGATACCGAGATGCCTCCAGTCAG gaCAAGGAAGACTAAGGAGACATGCACTGTAGTACCAATTCAGGAGAGACCAAAGG gTTCTGGTTTCAGCGATCCTCTTGCTGGAGCACCATCTCAATTCTTACAGAGACTTTCCAAAATGGCCATATTGGAGTATGATACCATTTGTCAAGAAACTACTAGAAGACCAAAAAAGGGCAAGAAACGAGACCTGCGAGACTGCTGA
- the CF2H8orf89 gene encoding putative uncharacterized protein C8orf89 homolog isoform X3: MPVLSPEIKFDTSNVTRNSLDCFLFESSWKKAVLETQKMKKAFGLEELKECVKMPYLPGLQSCQKSVSSSPLEVHPRLLHTDTEMPPVRTRKTKETCTVVPIQERPKGFIRHSNSSINFGSGFSDPLAGAPSQFLQRLSKMAILEYDTICQETTRRPKKGKKRDLRDC; encoded by the exons atgcCAGTGTTATCCCCTGAAATCAAATTTGATACTTCTAATGTCACCAGAAATTCCCTTGACTGTTTTCTGTTTGAGAGTAGTTGGAAGAAAGCAGTTTTGGaaacacaaaaaatgaagaaag CATTTGGTCTAGAAGAGCTCAAAGAATGTGTCAAAATGCCATATTTACCAGGACTGCAAAGTTGCCAAAAAAGTGTAAGTTCAAGTCCACTGGAAGTTCATCCAAGACTGCTGCATACTGATACCGAGATGCCTCCAGTCAG gaCAAGGAAGACTAAGGAGACATGCACTGTAGTACCAATTCAGGAGAGACCAAAGG gattTATAAGGCATTCTAATTCTTCAATCAATTTTG gTTCTGGTTTCAGCGATCCTCTTGCTGGAGCACCATCTCAATTCTTACAGAGACTTTCCAAAATGGCCATATTGGAGTATGATACCATTTGTCAAGAAACTACTAGAAGACCAAAAAAGGGCAAGAAACGAGACCTGCGAGACTGCTGA
- the CF2H8orf89 gene encoding putative uncharacterized protein C8orf89 homolog isoform X2 produces MPVLSPEIKFDTSNVTRNSLDCFLFESSWKKAVLETQKMKKAFGLEELKECVKMPYLPGLQSCQKSVSSSPLEVHPRLLHTDTEMPPVSPSGDNLSSCLQVFYSPLHIAQCPVREQPWQSRTRKTKETCTVVPIQERPKGSGFSDPLAGAPSQFLQRLSKMAILEYDTICQETTRRPKKGKKRDLRDC; encoded by the exons atgcCAGTGTTATCCCCTGAAATCAAATTTGATACTTCTAATGTCACCAGAAATTCCCTTGACTGTTTTCTGTTTGAGAGTAGTTGGAAGAAAGCAGTTTTGGaaacacaaaaaatgaagaaag CATTTGGTCTAGAAGAGCTCAAAGAATGTGTCAAAATGCCATATTTACCAGGACTGCAAAGTTGCCAAAAAAGTGTAAGTTCAAGTCCACTGGAAGTTCATCCAAGACTGCTGCATACTGATACCGAGATGCCTCCAGTCAG CCCTTCTGGTGACAACCTGTCGAGTTGCCTGCAAGTATTTTATTCTCCTCTGCATATTGCACAGTGTCCTGTGAGGGAACAGCCatggcaaagcag gaCAAGGAAGACTAAGGAGACATGCACTGTAGTACCAATTCAGGAGAGACCAAAGG gTTCTGGTTTCAGCGATCCTCTTGCTGGAGCACCATCTCAATTCTTACAGAGACTTTCCAAAATGGCCATATTGGAGTATGATACCATTTGTCAAGAAACTACTAGAAGACCAAAAAAGGGCAAGAAACGAGACCTGCGAGACTGCTGA